CCTCAATTTCTGAACAAAAAGGGTATATGCGATTAGGATTAAGAGTAAATCGTCGATCCGGGTTTCATTTTCTGTATTGCCGAAAGGAATCCCGTCGAAAAACAAATCAATAGGATTACTTTTATGACAAAAACAGTAGGAATTATTGGCGGAACAGGCAACATCGGTGAAGGTCTGGCAAGAAGGATATGTCTTGGCGAGAAATTCCATGTGGTTATTGGTTCCCGTGAGTCGGAAAAGGCCTGCATCGCAGCAGACGGTGTTGTCTGTGCTCTGAACGACCGGAAATGCACGGCAACGACCTGCTCGGGCACGACGAATGCAGAAGTATGCTCAGCAGATGTCATCATCATCTCCTTACCTTTCGAGAGAGTTCAGGGAACGATTGAAACCATCGGCAAAGCCGCCTTTGAAAACAAGATCGTCATCTCCCTTATCAACCCGATGATCAGAAACCCGAAAGAAAAGTACTTCCTCCCGGACGCACCGGCAGAAGGTTCCGCAGCACTCGCTATCCAGAAGATGCTCCCTGCCTCTGCAAAACTCATTGCAGCATTCAACAATGTTGCAGCTAACAAATGGATGGAACTCGACGAAGTTCTGGATTACAGCGTCGCTGTCTGCGGTGATGATGAAGACGCAAAGAAGACCGTTATGGAGCTTGTCGGCAGCGTATCCAAACTGAAGCCGCTCGATGCCGGACCTCTCGCAATGACGAAGGTCGTTGAGGGGATCACGCCGCTTGTCATTACCATCGCAATGAGAAATGGTCTGAAGGATGTAGGTGTATACTTCAAATAAATAAAATCAAAAAAATTGAGAATCCCTCTCTTTTTTCAGATGCCGGGAATGTGGGATCCCTGTTCTTTATAATACGGAATATATACGATCCGCGAGTTCTCCACAGTGAAGTTGTACCTGAGGACCTGCAGGATACCCGGCTTTTCCGTTTCGTATCGGAGATACAGAAACTCTGTGAGTTCCCGTGCGGTTTTCTGGTTCATCAGGATCGGCAGATAATTCCCTTCATACCCGGCGATCATCTCAACGATCTCCGGGTTTCTGATCGTCATATCGATCTCCCACGGCTCGGAAAGATACCTGGGGATATCCGCCGCACAAATATAGTAACTCCGTTTTCCGTCAATGTCGGGAAGACCAGTCGTAGTATCTCCGCCTGTGAGTTTATCCGTCACTTCGAAGTCCACATCGAATCTCCAGAACGGAATGAAATCAGCTTTCACTCCCTCCATCGCTACTTTCGACAGAAGATCCGGTTTGGCCACATCATAGGGAACGATTTTCACCGTATCTGCGGTGATGTCCAGGAGATGGGCGCATTTCTTACAGGGAGAGATCACCTCACCCCACGGCTGGTTCACCTCTTCCCCGCAGAGCGGACACTTCAGGATGGTCGATTCGTGGTTCAGGATCTCGTGATCGGTGAGCTGTTTGGGTACTCTGACTGCGGGACGGAGCGAGGAGATATGCTGCATCGTTCCCGAAGCAACGAAGGTCTTACCCTCTTTGAACGCGGGGTATCCCGCCATACACATGGCAATACCCAGGAGAAGCAGAATGATCTGGAACATCTCGGCCAGCTGATAGGGCCCGGAATGAATGAGCATGGCAACCGATGAACCGATCATGATCCCCCCTACGGCAAGGGAGAGGATCATCATCCGGGTACGTGCGGTGAGGTTGATCGGGCTGGACCCGCCAAGCACATCGCCTCTCACTCCATCCACGATCGCCGTGAAGCTCCCGCCTTTGTACTCATAGTGCGCTATCCATATCGGGGCATACACCAGTTCGAACACCTTCGGGATCAGAAACGACTTGGTCAGCGTCAGGATATCGATCCGCTTCTCGGCCGCATCCTGGATCAGATCATGGACGGCTTCCCGCCCCCGTTTGCTTGCTTCGATCGCGGAACCGCCTGGCTCCATCGAGACGACCGAGCCCCGAACGTACGGCATCTCTCCTCCGGGATCCAGCCAGAGTTTTTCGATGCCGTATTTGCCGGTATCGCAGGCACACTCTGTCCAGATGAACTCCTCGTCGATCAGTTCTTCGAAGATGTTTCTGATCACGTTGCCTGTCTGCTCGGTGTATTCAGAGTAGCCGCAGGCGACTGCTTTACCTTGAGCTATGAATCTCCAGAACGGCAGATAGATAAGATACATTTCGCTGACTACGGCATACTTTGCCAGATCGGGGGCCTTGATCCCTTTTGCAAACCAGGTACGGAGTGTCCGGTCGGCGACACCTCTGGTGATCTTTGCCTTGTAATAGAACTCGGCGACCTGATCCTCGACTGAACGTTCAAGCCCCATCTTTTCCCTCCTTGCGTTTGAGGTTTATCACACCAAGCATCTCGCTTTGATACAGGAAGAATATCAGCAGTGCCGCCACCAGAAGGAATAACCATGGACTAAAATAGACGGCGATCAGCGAGAGGATCATTACCGGGATACTGGCGATCATCGCAGTCTTTCTCCAGTTGACCGGCTCTTTGATCGGGTGCCACTCTTCATAGACCATGCCGGATTCCGCGTCCACCTCGACCATGTAGATGGAATTTTTCACTTTGTAACTGATCAGCCAGAGCGGGATCCCGATCAACTCCTCTGCCCGGGCGATCCCGTGGAGATCGGGATAATATACCGAGGAGTAGATGGTGGCAGGCAAAATATTTGCGTCATCCGGGACCGGGCTGGATTTAATATCAAACCTTTGCAGATTCTGCAGACCCGAAAGAAGTGTTCCGAAGGCCGGCCGGTAGATGGTCACATCCGTGCCGCCGTCTTCCCTGCTGTATTTCCAGAAAGGATAATAGAGCATCACGGCTTTCCCGAACCTGATCTTGTCGTCGGGGATGAACGGCTTGGTGTCCGACTCCAGCCACTCGCGGACGATCTCCCGCGCCCGCGCCTCATCGATCAGAGGAGCAATTACGCCGGAGCACTGCAGAGGTGCGGGTATTCCTTCTGGTGTTTCTGCCATAAATTAGTCAATATATTTACGTACGTTCTGATAGATGTTTTCTTGCCTTGCCTCAGGGAGGTTCCTGCTCCCCGTTCAATTGGGAGCATATTTATACCTATGATGCACACAATTATACATTAACGTATATTGTTGTGATAGTTGATGTTGAATATAACCACCTTTCTTGATGCAAACTCCTGCCGTCTGGCAAAACCGGTTTTTTTCTGTCCGGAAAGAAACACGTCATACACCTCCGCTGAAATACTCTCAATAAGTTCCGCGATCGCCCGCGATCTCCTCTCCCTCGGTGCCGTGAAAGGCGACCGTATCCTTCTCTATATGAACAGCAGCCCCGAATACCTCGTTTCCTACTTCGCCGTCTGGAGGATCGGCTGCGTGGCAGTTCCTACAAATCGTGTCTATACGCCAAGCGAACTTGCCTATATGACGGAGAATTCCGGGGCAAAGATCTTCATTACTGATGTAGAAGGAGTGTCTGCAGCCCGTGATCTGCCGGTCAAGACGTATGTGCCGGACGACATCGAGTCCATGCGCGGCGCTCCCCGTCTCTTACCGGAGAATACTGAACACGATGATCTCTGCCAGCTCCAGTATACTTCCGGAACCACCGGCAAACCCAAAGGGGCAATGCTCACCCATGGAAACTGGCTCGCCGCGATCCACAACATCTGCGATGTTTTGACCTACAAACAGGACGACGTCTATCTCGGCATCTACCCGATGGGGCACGTAGGTCTCGCCTGGGGGATCGCCGCGATGCGGGCAGGCGCTCTCTATGTTATGATGGAGAGGTATGACTACACCAAATACCTCGATCTCTGCAAAGAACATAAAGTGACCGTTCTCGCCGGCATGCCGCCGGTGATCCATTCACTCACGGAAGCCCCTGCGGGACCCGAAGAGAGCCTGGCAACCGTCAGAGAGATCATCTCCGGCGGCGGCCCGCTCCACCACGATATCTGGAAAAAATTCTATTACCGGTACAACATCCCGGTCATCAACGCCTATGGTCTTTCAGAAACTGTCGTCATCGGCACGGGAACGGTGATCCGTCCCGAGGATTATGCATCGGCCGACCGGTTCCAGAGTGTGGGTCACCCGGTCTGCTTCTCGGAAGTCAAGATCGTTGACGAGCTCGACTCTTCGATCGAGCTGCCGATCGACACGCCGGGCGAGATCGCGCTTCGCGGTCCGGCCGTGGCAAAAGGCTACTGGAACATGCCCAAAGAGACCGCCGCGTCGTTTCTTGAGGACGGCTGGTTCCTCACCGGTGATGTCGGGTATCTCGACAAAGATCTCAGACTTTGCCTCACTGACCGGAAAAAGGACATGATCGTGATGTCAGGCTGGAAAATTTATCCGACCGAGGTCGAAGAGGTCCTCATCGGTCACGAAGGGGTCGCCGAGATCGCGATCTTCGGGATCCCGGACGAACATCGGGGCGAGATGCCGGTCGCCGCCGTCGTTTGGCGGAGGGGCTGGGACAGCTCTGATAAGGAAGGCTCTCTTCGCGCATTTGCGAAAGAGCGGCTTGCGGGATATAAAGTCCCCCGCAGGATCATTACGGTGGATGCCCTCCCCCGGGTAAACGGCTGGAAGCTCCTGAGACGGGAACTTCGCGAACAATACTCATAACACATACCAATCATGAAATCACGTGATATAGCACTCGTCGGCATTTTACTTGCCGCCGGAGCAATTGCCCGGTACATTTCCTTATTCGTACCGGGGGCCATCGTCGCGAATCTGACGATCGCCTTCTACTGCCTTGCGATCATCCTCGTCGTCCCGAAGTTCAAAGAAGCTCTTGGGATAGGCGTTGTAGCCGGAATTATCTGTGCGGTTTTTTCGCATTCGATCTTTCCGTTGGGAAACCTGATCTCGGAGCCGATCGGCGCCGTTGTCTGTTTAGCGGTGTATAAACTCGTCAAGGATCATACCCGCCTTGCCCCGGCAATTTCAACTGCGATCGCCACCCCTGCAAGCGGATTCACCTTCATCGCGGTCACCTGTTTCGTGATGTTCTTCACGACCCAGACCACCGTTGCGACCGTTCTCGCATTCGCGATTGCACTGATCCCGATCGTGATGAGCGCCATGGTGGTGAACGTTATCATCGCCCAGATCATCGCGATGCCGGCAACCTCGGTCATGCAGAAGACGAAGACCGTCATCAAAACCACCCACACGGAATCTGCGCCGAGTGATTCGGTCGCCTTGGACAAACTCACGTTCACCTATCAGGCGGCAGATACGCCGGCCCTCGATAATGTCTCGCTCAAAATAAACCCGGGCGAGTTCGTTGTTATCAACGGTCATTCGGGAGCCGGAAAAACCACGCTTGCCCGAGCGATTTCTGGTATCCTTGCTCACGCATACGGCGGGACGGTTGTTGGGAACGTCTCTCTTTACGGAAAATATGCCGATGAATACAAAGATGTGACCGAGCTTTCGTCAAAAGTCGGCATGGTCTTTGACGATGCCGATGCCCAGCTGATCTTCACCACGGTCGAGGAGGAGATCCTCACCGGTCTGGAGACCCGCGATCTTCCTGAGACCGAGGTCAGAAAGAAACTCGACGAGATCTACAAGGTCACCTGCACGGGTCATCTTACAGACCGTGCCCCGCACAACCTCTCCGGCGGTCAGAAACAGCGGGTCGCGATGGCCGCGGCACTTTCCCGCGAGACCCCTCTCCTCGTTCTGGATGAGGCGACCTCCGAGCTGGACAAAAATGCCAGACGCCAGGTGTACACCCTGCTGAAAAGCATGACGGCAAAGGGTCATACGATCGTTTTGATCGAGCACATGATCGATGAGACGATCGGGTATGCCACGCGGATGATCACGATGAACAATGGGAAGGTCGTGTATGACGGCGTTCCAAAACCCGAGAACACCAACTACCCGGCGCTCGAGAAGACCACTCCGACCCATGAAGTCGTGCTGGAAGCGACCCACGTCACGCACAAATTCCCCGAGGTCCTTGCTCTGGACGATGTCTCGGTCTCCTTTTACAAAGGCGAGATCGCGGCGATCCTGGGTGAGAACGGATCAGGCAAGACGACGCTCGTCAAACATCTGAACGGTCTTCTCCGTCCGGATGCAGGATCGGTCCTGTTGAAAGGCGAGGACATCGCGTGCCGGTCGATCCCGGAGATCTCGAAGCATGTCGGTCTGGTGTTCCAGAATCCCGACACGATGCTGTTTGAAAATACGTGCGAGAAGGAGATCATGTTCGGTCTGAAGAACATCGGCAAGTCCGATGCTTCGCCGTCGGTCTCTCTTGCGGCGGTCGGTCTCGGCGGCAAAGCCGGGATGAATCCCCGTCATTTAAGCCGCGGGGAACGCCAGAAGCTTGCTCTTGCCTGTGTTATCGCGACGGGTCAGGAGATCGTTATTATGGATGAGCCGACGACGGGTCTTGACCCGAAGGAGTCGTATGAGATCATGCGTGTTCTGACCGGGATGCGGAATGATGGTAAGACGATCCTTATGGTGACGCATGACCCCGTTCTTGCGGGTAAGTATGCGGACCGGATCATCGAGATGGAAGCGGGTAAAATAACCGCGATCCGCGGAGGTGAGTGAAATGGAAGACATTATGCAGTATATCCCGGGGAACCGGTTCGTTCACCGGTTGTCGCCGATGACGAAGATCTTCTTCGCGGTCGGTATGATGTTTGCGGCGATCTTCACATCGAATCCGCTGCTTCTTGGCGGGATGGTCGTTTTCGTGCTGGCGTTCGCGGCGATCGGCGGGCTTATGAAGCCGCTGATCCGTCAGGTCCCTCTGCTGATCATTCTCGGTCTTGCTCTGGTCGTCCTGACGGTGCTTACGAGTGCGTCGGGCGATGTGCTGTTTACGATTCTGCCGAACGGGATGATCCCGGTGACGACGGGCGCAATCATGTTCGCGGTCCAGATGGCTCTCCGGTTTGCGGTGCTGATCTTCTCGTTCCAGCTGCTGGTCATCTCGACCCAGCCGCGTGATCTGGTGAATGCTCTCTACACGCTCCGGATTCCGGGCGATTACGCACTGATGTTTTTGATTGCTATCCGGTTTATCCCGACTCTGCAGAGAGAGGGTGTCCG
This Methanocorpusculum sp. DNA region includes the following protein-coding sequences:
- the npdG gene encoding NADPH-dependent F420 reductase; the encoded protein is MTKTVGIIGGTGNIGEGLARRICLGEKFHVVIGSRESEKACIAADGVVCALNDRKCTATTCSGTTNAEVCSADVIIISLPFERVQGTIETIGKAAFENKIVISLINPMIRNPKEKYFLPDAPAEGSAALAIQKMLPASAKLIAAFNNVAANKWMELDEVLDYSVAVCGDDEDAKKTVMELVGSVSKLKPLDAGPLAMTKVVEGITPLVITIAMRNGLKDVGVYFK
- a CDS encoding energy-coupling factor transporter transmembrane protein EcfT, whose translation is MEDIMQYIPGNRFVHRLSPMTKIFFAVGMMFAAIFTSNPLLLGGMVVFVLAFAAIGGLMKPLIRQVPLLIILGLALVVLTVLTSASGDVLFTILPNGMIPVTTGAIMFAVQMALRFAVLIFSFQLLVISTQPRDLVNALYTLRIPGDYALMFLIAIRFIPTLQREGVRINEAQLSRGYSPGGGVIGKLKQLGPVMLPLMLNSLAKADTLGLTIDMRGYRKASEHRRKMVYHAADLVTVLLVAGIFAGIVYVTFIL
- a CDS encoding class I adenylate-forming enzyme family protein gives rise to the protein MLNITTFLDANSCRLAKPVFFCPERNTSYTSAEILSISSAIARDLLSLGAVKGDRILLYMNSSPEYLVSYFAVWRIGCVAVPTNRVYTPSELAYMTENSGAKIFITDVEGVSAARDLPVKTYVPDDIESMRGAPRLLPENTEHDDLCQLQYTSGTTGKPKGAMLTHGNWLAAIHNICDVLTYKQDDVYLGIYPMGHVGLAWGIAAMRAGALYVMMERYDYTKYLDLCKEHKVTVLAGMPPVIHSLTEAPAGPEESLATVREIISGGGPLHHDIWKKFYYRYNIPVINAYGLSETVVIGTGTVIRPEDYASADRFQSVGHPVCFSEVKIVDELDSSIELPIDTPGEIALRGPAVAKGYWNMPKETAASFLEDGWFLTGDVGYLDKDLRLCLTDRKKDMIVMSGWKIYPTEVEEVLIGHEGVAEIAIFGIPDEHRGEMPVAAVVWRRGWDSSDKEGSLRAFAKERLAGYKVPRRIITVDALPRVNGWKLLRRELREQYS
- a CDS encoding ABC transporter ATP-binding protein, with protein sequence MKSRDIALVGILLAAGAIARYISLFVPGAIVANLTIAFYCLAIILVVPKFKEALGIGVVAGIICAVFSHSIFPLGNLISEPIGAVVCLAVYKLVKDHTRLAPAISTAIATPASGFTFIAVTCFVMFFTTQTTVATVLAFAIALIPIVMSAMVVNVIIAQIIAMPATSVMQKTKTVIKTTHTESAPSDSVALDKLTFTYQAADTPALDNVSLKINPGEFVVINGHSGAGKTTLARAISGILAHAYGGTVVGNVSLYGKYADEYKDVTELSSKVGMVFDDADAQLIFTTVEEEILTGLETRDLPETEVRKKLDEIYKVTCTGHLTDRAPHNLSGGQKQRVAMAAALSRETPLLVLDEATSELDKNARRQVYTLLKSMTAKGHTIVLIEHMIDETIGYATRMITMNNGKVVYDGVPKPENTNYPALEKTTPTHEVVLEATHVTHKFPEVLALDDVSVSFYKGEIAAILGENGSGKTTLVKHLNGLLRPDAGSVLLKGEDIACRSIPEISKHVGLVFQNPDTMLFENTCEKEIMFGLKNIGKSDASPSVSLAAVGLGGKAGMNPRHLSRGERQKLALACVIATGQEIVIMDEPTTGLDPKESYEIMRVLTGMRNDGKTILMVTHDPVLAGKYADRIIEMEAGKITAIRGGE